A genome region from Hevea brasiliensis isolate MT/VB/25A 57/8 chromosome 7, ASM3005281v1, whole genome shotgun sequence includes the following:
- the LOC110666442 gene encoding uncharacterized protein LOC110666442, translating into MGTTEKASKQSKLSKFIKAPIRILTKARDFYIKSMTEYSDRLGYGTVTGCPTGQIVNNLPKSFSVNSTKTTNHDDDYRELVRAASTRGLSSRVQLDLLQRQQSQSRKSPNTITNYTPRSRSVGIGRIDEEKPCDFEDDIKVKTDVFPRSMSYAVSKRSTGVF; encoded by the coding sequence ATGGGCACCACCGAGAAGGCTAGCAAGCAAAGCAAACTAAGCAAGTTCATTAAGGCTCCCATTAGGATCTTGACCAAGGCCAGGGACTTTTACATCAAAAGCATGACAGAATACTCCGATCGGCTCGGTTATGGCACAGTCACGGGTTGCCCTACAGGCCAAATAGTGAATAACTTGCCTAAGAGTTTTAGTGTGAATTCAACAAAAACAACCAACCATGATGATGATTATAGAGAGCTTGTAAGGGCTGCTTCCACCAGAGGTTTAAGCAGTAGGGTTCAGTTGGATCTTCTtcaaagacagcaatctcaatCTCGAAAATCTccaaataccataacaaactatACGCCTAGGAGTCGTAGTGTTGGTATTGGAAGAATCGATGAAGAAAAGCCTTGCGATTTTGAAGATGATATCAAGGTCAAAACTGATGTATTTCCAAGAAGCATGAGCTATGCTGTTTCTAAAAGAAGTACTGGAGTGTTCTAA